The Heterodontus francisci isolate sHetFra1 chromosome 23, sHetFra1.hap1, whole genome shotgun sequence nucleotide sequence AACGGCATAAAACACTCACTGGGATtgtggctttaaaaaaaaacaaagtgtcTTGCTCTACTAAATGTCAGGTTCCTATGCAGAGTCCTGGTGTCATTTATTTTGGAAACAGTGAGCTGCATACTGCAATCGTTTGCACCACTCACCCGACAACATGGACCCTGGCACTGGCCTTTCCATTCAGTTACCTTTTATTCGAAATATCAAACTGCACTCGTGTTTTGCATAAGACTGAACGAAAGACACAAATGCCTTCATCCCTTTTTCAAAGACGGCTCGGTCAGACACAGCCAACTTCTTCAGCTTTGGCAGGACGTCAGCAGAATCTTTCAGCGGCTTCATCTCCTCTATTGGACACTGACGAGGGAACAAACTCATTTAAACAAATTAAAAGACACTTCAACAGAGGTTAACGAGCTGTAACAGTAACTCTTTGCTTTACTGCTTAATTGAGATGCCTTGGcagtacaacaacttgcatttatacatagTAAAACGCCCCAAGGCTATTACAGGAGACATTTGATTTCAGACAGTCTGATTTGAGAAGATCAAAGACTTAGGCAATATTAAAACCAGTTTCATTATAGTGTCTCAACTTCAAACAGTAACTAACCTTTTCCCTTTAGATTCAATTTCCACCAGTTTCTACTTTTATGAAGGTGCTCCTTCGCCAGAAGCACAAACTCGGGTGTTAAGTTTTAACAGAGCAAGTTACTAGTGTACATATATTGGTGATGCTGCCTGAACAAGTCTCCAGCAGACAGTGTACAGAAGCCTTAGAACATCCCTAGCAGGTCCTTCAAATCTGTGCATTTGAAAATATCAGATTACATAGCCTAAGAAACGTGTAAGGTTCACTAGAGAAAGcatatggttatgttttaaaatacTTGGGAAAAATAAGTAACCATACTTTCTGATTAATGGAAAGAAAGTTGACATAAGCCATCTCCATAGGAAGCAGGAATACAAGGGCGTTGCCGTGGTGACCAATACGAGCTGTCCGTCCACAGCGATGGACAAAGGCACTAAAAAATAAACAAAGATAACATCCATTAAATACCGACTCAATCGAACAACCCAAAAGGTACCGGATGCAGATATCGACAAAATAAACAGCTGAACAACTAACAACCAACTGAATATCACCATACTTCTGCTGCAACATACATCCCATCCTCTCAAAAGCCCCCAGGCCGCTACTTTGTCATCTAACTATTGTCTCCAAAAACTGAAGTTCTAATTTTAACACTGCGGAATAGTTTTCCTTCTGTGCATAGTTCTGATTTCCATTTGATGAATTTATTCTGCTCCTTAGATCTAATAAAGCGACTGAATATAAGTACCTGGCACTGCTGGGAGGGTCATACTGCAGGACCCAGTCAACTTCAGGGATGTCTATACCACGAGCCATGACATCGGTGCAAACCAAAATACCACTGGGACAGAAAAGAAAAAAGATTGTTCAGTGCAACACATAGTCAGTGCAAAGCAGAGTGTAAAGCACTGAAAAGTAGTGCAGTGTCCCACACATACCAGTAGGACACATGTTTACAGATTCCAATAGATGATGAATTGATGGATTTAGGACCAGGAGTGGAAACTTTGGCAAATATTCCTGTCCCTTAAACCAGTAGCAGCATCACCCATCACTGCTCCAACTGAAATAAGCTAAACTCAGCACCAGCCACAAATCAAAGCTGGAGCCTTGCTGTACGTGGCTCAGGTACTCACAGGATGACCTTTCTGGATGAGCTACATGAGTTCGGTGCTTAAATGAAAACCTTTACCTTTGAAGCTGCCGGAACTCGGTGAAGATCTTGTTCCGTTTGTGCTTCATTTTCCCATGAATGCACATTATTTGTACATTTTTCACCAAGGCATCCAATGCAGTCCCGTAATATTCCACACACGCACACGTACTGAAACAAAGGGAATTTTGATCAAACTCGGCAATAAATAACTAATTGAAGCAGGTGGGAAGCTTTTTTCAACCCATTCAGATTGAGGGACCCCAGGACTTCAAAGCAACAGAAGTCTAATCAGTAAATAATGAATAACAGACACGTCATTGAGCCTGTGATCTCAATACTCATATCCATACGGAATAAATGTGGACATTAACCTTTAGGTTAGGTGAAAAGCAGAGTGTGCGACCatttacttccttggttactgaatggggccggggggggggggggggggggggaagagagagacaggttTCTTCAGTAAATATCCTCGTGTGAAgtacatttacctgtattgtgtCTGAGCTGTTTTCTACTAGAATATTAAGATAgcaaccattgtctttggtccccgtcacaaactccattccctagccaccagctccattcctctcctgcaactgaggctgaaccagactgctcgcaacctcggtgtcatatatgacaagatgagcttccaaccacatggcCGTGCCATCaacaagaccgcctacttccagctCTGTATCAACCAATTCAGTCCCTGCTTCAGCTTGTCTGCTAAAATCCTTCCattccttcgttacctctagatttgactattccaaagcactacCGGCCAGTCTGCAAGTTCTACGCTCCATAAACTGACctttatccaaaactctgcagcccgtgTCCGAACTtgtaccaaattctgttcacccatcacccccgtgtgcttgctaacctacaatGGCTCCTTATTaagtaacaccttgattttaaaattctcatcctcttttcaaatccatggcctcacccctccccatctctgtaatctcctccagctcaatAACCCTCCGATGTCTGCACTTCTCCAATCCTGCCCTCTTCAGCAatctcaattttaatcgctccacccttGGTGACCATGTCTTCAGATGCAAAGGCCCTAAatgtctggaattccatccctaaacttcTCTCTCCttcaggacactccttaaaacctacctctatgatcAAGCTTTGgatcatctgccctaacatctcattggttcagtgtcaaattttgtttgataattggtcctttgaagcactttgggacattttactacattaaagtcacCACATAAAGACAAGTAGTTATTGGAAAATTAGTGTATGGGCTAAAACAGTACCTCTGCAGCCACACCTATGGTTAGTCAATGATTCTAGTGGACAGACAGATTAACCAGTATCGATGCTGGTGAAACCACTGAGAAAGATTGGGAGCCTCATTTCACTAACATAGGCATTTCTCacctgagtctgaaggttgtgggttcatgtcctaGTGCAAGACTTGGGCACCTCACTTAGGCTGACACAAGGCAAAGCTGCACTTTAGGAGGTGTCGCCTTCTTAAGGAAATGCAAAACCTTCACTCACATCCCCTTCCCTGTCTGCCTGACCCAGTGGGTGCGAAAGATCCTATGACGTTTCTCAAAGAAGGGAGAGGTTCTCCTAGTGTCTAGGCCAACATTCAACCTTAATTATCACCAAAATCAAGTTAACTGGCTATTTATCTTATTGCTATATGTGGGATCTTGCCGTGTGTAAATGATGACTATTTGTCTCCATAGCAGTTGCTATACTATAGGTGAAGCCTGTGGCTGTTTCCGAGACTGATGATAACTGTTTGATGAATGAGAGTCTTGACAGCAGATTGTGGTTTCTCTCCAAATGAAACAGCCTCAGTAGTTGGTGTGTCCGAAATTGCCAAAGTTAAAACTCAGCAAACTCCTGCTTGATTCTTTAATTACTTTTTAATAAACAGATTAAAATCCTCCAACATCAGACATGGAATATGTAAGAAACAGTAAAAACACAATGCAGCATAGAAAGGAAATTTCAAAGAAAAACTAAAAGGACATTTCAGAAAAAGTTGCCTTTTCATTGAGAACAAAAGTTACCTGAAGAAGACGAGATGTTTCTCTTGTTTATGTCGGCGCAGGAAGGCGACTAACTGGTTAAACTTCACATCCGCTCGAGACGTCTGAATAGCAAACACCACAAAAATTAAAAACAAGCACATAGAAACacaaaataggaggaggccattcggcccttcgagcctgcttcgccattcattatgatcatggctgatcatccaactcagtaacctgttcctgctttcgccccataccctttgatccctttagacccaagagctatatctaactccttcttgaaaacatacaatgttttggcttcatctgctttctgtggtagtgaattccaaaggctcaccactctctgggtgaagaaatttctcctcatctcagtcctgaaaggtttaccccgtatccttagactatgaccccggttctggactcccccaccattgggaacatccttcctgcatctaccctgtcaagtcctgttcgaattttataggtttctatgagatccctccctcactcttctgaactccagtgaatataatcctaaccgactcaatctctcctcatatgtcagtcctgccatcccaggaatcagtctggtaaaccttcgctgcattccctctatagaaagaacatccttcctcagataaggagaccaaaactgcacacaatattccaggtgtggcctcaccaaggccctgtataattgcagcaagacatccctgctcctgtactcgaatcctctcgctatgaaggccaacataccatttgccttttttaccgcttgttgcacctgcatggttaccatcagcgactggtgtacgagaacacccaggtctcgctgcacatccccctttctcagtttatagccattcagataataatctgccttcctgttttttgctaccaaagtggataacctcacatttatccacattatactgcatctccatgcattagcctactcactcaacttgtccaaatcaccctgaagcctctctgcatcctcctcacaactcaccctcccacccagtgttgtgtcatctacaaatttggagatattacatcacacactcacagactGTAGGAGCTGTATCAGATTGATATCATGAGGTTCCTTGCAGTAATTCTTACTGAGAACAAGTGCTCTCACTCagctggaaacaggtgaacaggatgGAGAGGAAGCTTCCCTTCAGGGAGAGGGGAAATAATCAAATGCAACAATGAGTGAATATACTTTCTAACTGGGGCCATGCAGTTACCCGGATAGTCAAACAGCCAGCACACACTCACATCCTGTCTAGAGCCACGAGGTGAGTGAAATCCACCCTGCTAGCCCAGTTTGCCTCACACTGGTGGGATTGAGATTACCCGACACTGAGGGAGCCAGACATCATGGATCAATGGCTGAGGCACAAGCAGAGACACAGAGCACTGGACTGAGTGGATTGACTCGGCAAAGGCACCTTGAGAAACAAAAGAGTGCAAACTTTGGAGCTGTTACACCCAGAGAGATAGTAGAAAGAGAAAGTGTTCAGATATCAAGTGGAAATGCAGGAAGACAGATCTCATTTCTTTGAACCCAGACAAAAAGATTCAACAAAAAAAAATGCAATAAATTAAAATGATGAAAAGAAACTAATGAAAGGAAAATAGATACAACAAAATTCAGAAGAGAAATCAAACAAGAAAGATCAGAGAATAGGGTAAAAGAGACAAAGTGTGCAAGACGTACACAGAAAAATAAAACACACAAGCAACATACAGGAGGCCTTGTCCTCAATGTTGAGCAGAAATCAGGAGCAGGTGGGCTGCCCAGAGTAACTGACTCTCATCAAGCTTctcctgcccattcaccctaccagaGGCAGCTTTCACATTCTGGAATCTTACCATGTAATAGTTGTGCAGCTGGACTGGTGTCTTTTGGGTACTGTCTGCAGCCACTCCCTTCTCCTTCACCGTGATCCGAACAGGGTTACGCAGACCTGCTCGGACCAGGCTCTCCACTTCTTGCGTCTGTGTGGCTGAGAAGAGACCCGTTCTCCGCTGTTTTGGCAAAAACCCCAGGATGGTGTTCAGGCTGCAGCGTTAGAACAAAAAGGACACTTGGGTTTCATACAAAGTGAAGTGCTTGTCACAATACAACCACAACAGTTAGTGATATTATTGTACAAACCCGTAATCAGAAATTCATATAAtgatacaacacaaaaggaggccatatggcccattttgtctgtgcttgttctttgaaagagctatccaattaatcctactcgCCTGCTCTTTCCTCACTGCCCTGTaaatcttttcccttcaagtatttatccaattacctttggaatgttacaactgaatctgcttcaccacaggCAGCGTATTGATGGTCTACACAACCTTCTTTGGTCCGGTGTCAATACACGTCGCTTCTAGTCCCATTTTCACAATTTTAATCAGTTAGATTTTCACCTGATAGAAAATTAAATCAGGTGTTTTCTGTAATTGTGATGTGTTTAgctttactgtaaatgttactggtGTGTTCCCACCTTCAAGCCATTGCTGTCCATATTAGCGAGAAATCAGGTAGCCCGTCTGTAAGACATCCCATCTGGTGTTTGAATAGAGGGTTAACTGGGTAATTTAGGAGGTTGGGGCCTCGATTAACACAGCACAACAAAGGAATGGTGTATTGATGTGTGAAGAGTTGACCTCCTAACATCTTTCTATATCAGAAGTACTTTCTAAACTGGAGACCGGATTATTACTAATCTGTTTACCATGCATGAGCCACAATATGAACACTCATCAGAAATGCTGCTGTCTCAATTGACATCTGATAGTTATGGCAACACAAAGAACTGATTAGACTGTTCAGCATCACCAATGGATTCATGTCTTCACACAGAATCTCTTTCATCCATATTTTTAATTTGTTTATTCATTATTTTAAATGTGCTAAAAGTTAAACAGAACCAAAGGCTTTCATGTTTATGAACTTTGTATGAATTTTACACAGTAGAAATTAAGCTGTTGGTATCAGCCAAGGCTCTGCGTTAGCACCCTCGCCTtggactcagaaggttgtgggtttgagccccGCTGTAGGAGCGGAGCACATAATCTGGCTGATGCTCTGGttcagtgctgagtgagtgctgcatggtcagatgTGCCATCTTTAAACTGCCCTCATACATTGATTTCTATATACCCCACAGCATTATTCATAGGAGCAGGCAAAGACAGATGCTCTCCCTGCATCTTCACTAACATTTATCCCATAACCAATATTACTCAGGCATGTCTATGGGATCCTGCTGTGCCCAAATTGATTGCTACTTTTCCTTACATTACGGAAGGACAACACTTCAAaacaaaaattacttcattggtttTTGGaaggtcctgaggtcatgaaagtcgctatataaacacaagtgctTTTGACTGTCCACTCTCCATTATCCACCTAGCCCATTACCAACAATGATGTTTACAGGAATTGGAGCCAAGTTAGGGGAGCAGTGAAGTTAGTTCCTTGATCTAAACAACTCCGTGGCCTTTTATTCCCATTTGGTGTGTGAAGTGGCCATCTAAATATCAGCAAAACGTTTAGCCTGTACAACAGCCAGACATTGCAGAAGTTTTGGGAACAGCAGGAATGATTTCCCAACAGCTGCATTAAAATAAGCAGCAATGAAAATTCTCTCACCAAGAAATTCCCAAGTGACCCCCAAAACTGTGCAAAAATGTAACTCTTTGTTCTGTCTCTTGTTCTTTCTTTACAGAACAATTCACCCCTGGCTCATTTTCCTTCTTCCGAATACACTGCTGTTATGGTTACCTTGCTTCAAATCCCATCTCTAGAAGCCTGTCAGCTTCATCCAGTACTAAGACTTCCAGGGTCTTCACACAGCTGGGTAAATCCACACCGTCCGAGTGCCGTCGGAACATGTCTTCTAAACGGCCAGGAGTGCCCACAACAATGTTCCCTCTGTCAGAAAGACAAAACAATCAAATCCTTAGTCACTTCTATAGAAACGCAAGCTTGACAAGTTATTCCatcattcctttttttaaaaaagaaaaggcaGCAGCCGTAACACTTTCACTGGAGTCAGAAAGCCCTATTCCACAGATTCTAGGCCTACACTCCctttgcattactgagggagtgctgcagtgtcggaggggctgtctttcagatgaggcattaaactgaggccccatctgccctttcaggtggatgtaaaagatcccattgcatttGGAAGAGCAGCAGTGGGGGGGCGGCTTCtcactaaaacagatgacctggtcattaccacattgctgttagtgggagtttgctccacaaattggctgccgtctgtatttcctacaacagtgactacactttaaaagtacttaactggctgtgaagcactttgggaagtcctgaggttgtgaaaggcgctataaaaatacaagttctttctcctAGGTTCTGTCTCCTGCTCCCAAGGCATTTTGTAACCAGACAATGGGAAACACTCAGGATTTCACACTGGACCGGGAAAGCATACAGAACCAGAACCTGCAGTGTGACACTGAGCCAATAGAACACGAATAGTTAAACTGAGGTGGAGTGGgccaggggaggtggagggaaatcacAAATAAGCAAGCCTTTAACAGTTAATAAAACAACACACTGTGATTAACAAAGATAATGCAAAGGAAACTATAACTGCAGTTATGAGAAGAATTGGGAGGAACTGATTTGAATATAGGcattgttagagaaacttccaagcctgtttgtgaagatgaCACCGAGACTAAGATGCTTTGTTGGAAATTGTCTATTGCTTGCCATAGAGCTTACTTCTCCAGTCCTAACAACACCCAGGCAGTGCtgactggctcttctttatatacacatcggagtctttctttctttggcctccttgtctcaagagacaatgggtaatcgcctggaagtggtcagtggtttgtgaagcaacacctggagtggctataaaggccaattctagagtgacagactcttccacatgcactgcagataaaattggttgttggggctgttacacagttggctctctccttgcgattctgtcttttttcctgccaactgctaagtctcgttgactcgccactctttagccctgcctttatggctgtccgccagctctggcgatcactggcaactgactcccacgacttgtggtcaatgtcacaggatttcatgtcgcgtttgcagacgtctttaaagcggagacatggatggccggtgggtctgataccagtgacgagctcgctgtacaatgcgtccttggggatcctgccatcttccatgcggctcacatggccaagccatctcaagtgctgctggctcagtagggtgtatatgctggggatgttggccgcctcgaggacttctgcgttggagatacggtcctgccacctgatgccaaggattctccggaggcagcgaagatggaatgaattgagacgtcgctcttggctgacatacgttgtccaggcctcgctaccgtagaacaaggtactgaggacaaaggcttgatacactcggacttttgtattccatgtcagcgtgccattttcccacacacccatggtcagtctggacaaagcagcggacgcctttcccatgcgcttgttgatttctgcatcgagagacaggttactggtgatagttgagcctaggtaggtgaacatcggagtacaattaactaatcaacacccaacacattCTACCTTCAACTGCCAGGTATTTAACattcattaacagaacttattagacaccaaCAGGTATTCTGTACAAAGTATGGACACACTGGTCTAAAGAACTCATCACATGTACTTGGCCTAGTAACTGCTTCATAGTGCCACTGGTCTGTGAGATAAGTtgggtggtgcagtagttagcaccgcagcctcacagctccagcgacccaggtttggttctgggtactgccggtgcggagtttgcaagttctccctgtgaccgcttggggtaccgtcgagtgctccggtttcctccctcagccaaagacttgcaggttgataggtaaattggccattgtaaattgcccctagtgtaggtaggtggtaggagaattgagggaaggtggggatgtggtagggaatatgggattaatgtaggattaatataaatgggtggttgatggtcagcacagacttggtgggctaaagggcctgtttcagtgctgtatctctctatgactctaatcacaACTAGTGATACAATTGGAGCACCAGAAGGAATCAGGATCCCTATAGGATTCAAAAAGAGAGGTGTGTTTGGGGCAAGTACAAAATGTAGACCCTGAAACAGGAAGGGATGGTTGTGGGGGGTGGGCTGTTATTTTCTTACTGCTAGTCATCATCTGCTGAAATTGTTTGGTTGGTAAACAGCCCGGTCTGATTGTGCTGAGCTAACGGGTTTCATTCTGGATGCTGGGGAGATTTTAACCGGCTAGCCATTTCCTTTCCATTTCTGACCACTGTCCAGAGGCACCTTCTGGAAATGGTATGGATGACAGACATGGATCGGAGCAGCGTCAGCTATGATGCCCGCGACAGTGGAAcagcctgacactcactatctgacactcatgaAAAATGGCTGtttggatacagtactggagggagACTATAGAACTGGAgactatagggcggcacagtggttagcaccgcagcctcacagctccagcaacccgggttcgattctgggtactgcctgtgtggagtttgcaagttctccctgtgtctgcgtgggtttcctccgggtgctccggtttcctcccacatgccaaaagacttgctggttggtaggtaaattggccattataaattgccactagtataggtaggtggtagggaaatatagggacaggtggggatgtttggtaggaatatgggattagtgtaggattag carries:
- the ddx55 gene encoding ATP-dependent RNA helicase DDX55 isoform X1, with the translated sequence MADCSVWESLATGLHPRVLQTLRELRFTHMTPVQSATIPLFMSNKDIAAEAVTGSGKTLAFVIPILEILLKREEKLKKLQVGALIITPTRELAIQIDEVLRQFTVHFPQLSQILFIGGSNPIEDVEKFKKQGGNIVVGTPGRLEDMFRRHSDGVDLPSCVKTLEVLVLDEADRLLEMGFEASLNTILGFLPKQRRTGLFSATQTQEVESLVRAGLRNPVRITVKEKGVAADSTQKTPVQLHNYYMTSRADVKFNQLVAFLRRHKQEKHLVFFSTCACVEYYGTALDALVKNVQIMCIHGKMKHKRNKIFTEFRQLQSGILVCTDVMARGIDIPEVDWVLQYDPPSSASAFVHRCGRTARIGHHGNALVFLLPMEMAYVNFLSINQKCPIEEMKPLKDSADVLPKLKKLAVSDRAVFEKGMKAFVSFVQSYAKHECSLIFRIKDLDFAAVARGFGLLKLPKMPELRGKSFPGFIPENIDTNAIRYRDKNREKQRQRMLKQQQERQPNEGKKKFVKNKPWSKQKTKRDKRKKQAAKRRRDEGSDMEDEDVDGLLNDTRLLKKLKKGKINEEEFEKQLMGT
- the ddx55 gene encoding ATP-dependent RNA helicase DDX55 isoform X3 codes for the protein MADCSVWESLATGLHPRVLQTLRELRFTHMTPVQSATIPLFMSNKDIAAEAVTGSGKTLAFVIPILEILLKREEKLKKLQVGALIITPTRELAIQIDEVLRQFTVHFPQLSQILFIGGSNPIEDVEKFKKQGGNIVVGTPGRLEDMFRRHSDGVDLPSCVKTLEVLVLDEADRLLEMGFEASLNTILGFLPKQRRTGLFSATQTQEVESLVRAGLRNPVRITVKEKGVAADSTQKTPVQLHNYYMTSRADVKFNQLVAFLRRHKQEKHLVFFSTCACVEYYGTALDALVKNVQIMCIHGKMKHKRNKIFTEFRQLQSGILVCTDVMARGIDIPEVDWVLQYDPPSSASAFVHRCGRTARIGHHGNALVFLLPMEMAYVNFLSINQKCPIEEMKPLKDSADVLPKLKKLAVSDRAVFEKGMKAFVSFVQSYAKHECSLIFRIKDPALLPLGKYSNLLGSKVSGPHTSPR
- the ddx55 gene encoding ATP-dependent RNA helicase DDX55 isoform X2, with translation MSNKDIAAEAVTGSGKTLAFVIPILEILLKREEKLKKLQVGALIITPTRELAIQIDEVLRQFTVHFPQLSQILFIGGSNPIEDVEKFKKQGGNIVVGTPGRLEDMFRRHSDGVDLPSCVKTLEVLVLDEADRLLEMGFEASLNTILGFLPKQRRTGLFSATQTQEVESLVRAGLRNPVRITVKEKGVAADSTQKTPVQLHNYYMTSRADVKFNQLVAFLRRHKQEKHLVFFSTCACVEYYGTALDALVKNVQIMCIHGKMKHKRNKIFTEFRQLQSGILVCTDVMARGIDIPEVDWVLQYDPPSSASAFVHRCGRTARIGHHGNALVFLLPMEMAYVNFLSINQKCPIEEMKPLKDSADVLPKLKKLAVSDRAVFEKGMKAFVSFVQSYAKHECSLIFRIKDLDFAAVARGFGLLKLPKMPELRGKSFPGFIPENIDTNAIRYRDKNREKQRQRMLKQQQERQPNEGKKKFVKNKPWSKQKTKRDKRKKQAAKRRRDEGSDMEDEDVDGLLNDTRLLKKLKKGKINEEEFEKQLMGT